The DNA window TTAACCATCACGGAAGTAACTGCTATGCATAGCGATAATGTCTGTATTGCAGGAGTTAACTTTAATCTTGCCTGTATTAGACCCGTATTATCAAGGGGGCAAATAAAGAAGAGCCATTTGTTTAAAAGTGAAAAACTTATTATTTATCCGGGAGCTGAAGTTTTATTTAATCTTCTCTCTGCCGATCCTCATCCCCCACACATTGAAGATTGGATTTTCGATGGGAGTATAGCATATAAAGGTAAGGTAACAGAGAATGCATGGAGAGATTTGCTCGATAAAACATCTTCCAACTCTTTCGCTGAATTGTTTCCAAATATGCAAGAGCGTTATGTGCCTCCTGATTCTACCGGTCCATCTATAGGTGGTTTGTTACCTAAAGAGATAGTTATAGATTATGATAGCTATTATAATCGGCTAAGAATGGTCATAGTAGATAAAACAGGGATTCGTAAGGAGCGTGTGCCCATTACTGACTTCGCTTTCCGTAATCTCTTTTTTAAGCATATGCTCAATAAATTAGGCGGTCGGGAAGCTGTTATTGAACTAAATAATAAAATAAGTGAAAGAGAGATTTGTTTACGCCTTGGTCTAAGCCGTCCTTATCTTAATGCTCCTGTGCCTTACAGTGGATGGTGTTGTTTACAGGTAAATGGGATACATACCCTTCCTGACCTCTATGATGGAGATTATTCAAGGTGGATAACTTTAGAATAAAGCTATCTGAGATGTTGGGGTTTCATCTGTAATTTCTGCTTCGCTCTTTTCTGGCAGTGGTCTTTCGCCTTCATAAATTACTGATATGCCTTCTCGCTCTCCTAACTTGCACAAAAACTCAGCAAGGAGATACCGATGGCAATGCTCACCTGCCCTACAGTAACAAAGAAAAGTTAATGTTCCTCTATTAAGGATGTCGTTCCATGCTGTTTGATTACGCTTATAACTATCAAGCATTAATTGTCTGTAATGTTTAGAAAATGTCTCCCAATCTATCTGATTTGATTTCCATCCCTGAACAATATCCCATGTTGGTGCGAATGTATGGTCACCGCTTTTAACTGTAATGTCAAAAGAGTCCTGTCCTTTATATTTGCCTATTTGTGCTGTATAGAGATGAAGTTCCATCATTAAAAATATTACAAATTATTGTCTTTATTTTGACATTATCATGAGTTTTGGTCAAGAAAAAATTTAGCCCTCTAAACAGCTTTCTTTTGAGGCAAGAGTTATATCTTTCTCGATCTCTTTAGATGGGAATTTTTTAGTCCTGCTGTGGACCTTCTTAAGGAGAGTCTTAAATTCACCAATCCACTCATTGTCAGAAACAATAGTAAGTTTTATCCTGCTGTGCTCTGGGAAAGAAAGTTTTTTCTTGGGTTTGAAGACCCCATCCTCATAAATTGCCTCTATTGTTCTAAACATATAATCATTTTAGCACAAATCTGGTTTTTGGGAGTAATGGTCATAGAGTGAGGGGAGGGACTTAGCCCTCCCCAATAGAGTTTAATACATTCCTTCCATTCCTCCTCCGCCTGGCATAGGAGGCATCTTCTTTTCTTCCTCAGGGATATCAGTGACCATAACTGCTGTTGTAAGCATGAGAGAGGCAACCGATGCAGCATTCTGAAGGGCATACCTTGTAACCTTTGTTGGGTCTATGATGCCTGCCTTCATCATGTCCACATATTGCTCTGCCTGTGCATCGAATCCATAATTAATCTCCTTCGATGCCTTTACCTTCTCCAGCACAACCGCGCCCTCTCCGCCTGCGTTAGCCACTATCTGCTTAATAGGCTCATCAAGTGCCCTCTTGATTATACCCACACCTATCTTTTGGTCGTGGTTTTCTAATTTAAGCTTATCCAGTGAAGGCACACACCTTAGAAACGCAACGCCTCCGCCTGGCACTATGCCCTCTTCAACAGCTGCCCTTGTGGCATGAAGGGCATCCTCAACCCTTGCCTTTTTCTCCTTCATCTCGGTCTCTGTTGCGGCACCGACATTTATTACTGCAACACCACCCACTATCTTTGCAAGCCTCTCCTGAAGCTTCTCCCTATCATAATCGGATGTGGTCTCCTCCACCTGTGCCTTAATCTGTTTAACCCTGCCCTGTATCTTTGCATGGTCTCCTGCGCCCTCGACAATGGTTGTGTTTTCCTTATCGATGGTAATCTTCTTTGCCTTTCCTAAGTCCGAGAGCTTTATGCTTTCGAGCTTAATCCCCAGGTCCTCTGCTATCATTGTTCCGCCTGTTAGGATGGCTATATCTTCAAGCATTGCCTTTCTTCTTTCGCCAAACCCGGGTGCCTTAACCGCACACACATGAATGGTTCCCCTCAGTTTGTTTACAACTAATGTTGCCAGTGCCTCTCCCTCTATATCCTCTGCAATGATAAGAAGGGGCCTACCCATCTTTGCAATCTGCTCAAGTATAGGAAGAAGGTCTTTCATGCTTGAAATCTTTTTTTCGTTTATGAGGATAAATACATCCTCGAGCACACACTCCATCCTTTCAGGGTCTGTTATGAAGTAAGGCGAGATATATCCCCTGTCAAACTGCATACCCTCAACGACATCCAATGTGGTTGCCATGCTTTTGGCTTCCTCGACAGTTATTACTCCGTCTTTTCCGACCTTATCCATTGCCTCTGCAATAAGCTCTCCGATTGACGGGTCGTTGTTTGCAGAGATAGTGCCTACCTGTGCAATCTCTTTCTTTTCGGCAACAGGCTTGCTTAACTTTTTTAGCTCCTCTACTATAGCCTCAACTGCCTTCTCTATTCCCCTTTTAAGGTCCATGGGGTTTGCGCCTGCAACCACATTTTTCATACCCTCCTTGTAGATTGCATATGCAAGGATGGTTGCAGTGGTTGTGCCATCGCCTGCGGCATCAGAGGTCTTTGAAGCCACTTCTCTTACGAGCTGTGCACCCATGTTCTCCCAAGGGTCCTTTAGCTCTATCTCCTTTGCAACTGTAACCCCGTCCTTTGTGATTGTCGGTGCTCCGTATTTTTTATCCAGTATGGCGTTTCTGCCTCTTGGGCCTAAGGTAGCCTTTACTGCATCCGTAAGTATGGTGACTCCCTTGAGCATTGCGCCCCTCGCTGCTTCATTGAACAAAAGCTGTTTTGCCATTTCCTATATCCTCCTATCCTTCCATTATTCCTAAGATGTCTTCTTCTTTGATAATTAGATACTCTGTGTCGTCTATCTTGACCTTTGAGCCTGAATACTTGTCAAAAAGCACAGTGTTTCCAACCTTTAGCTCCTTAACCTCTGAGCCAACTGCCTCAACCTTTCCCTTCTGAGGCTTTTCCTTTGCAGTGTCTGGGACATAAAGCCCACCTGCAGTCTTTTCTATCTCCTCTGCATAGCTCACAAATACCCTGTCCTTTAAAGGTCTAAACTTCATAAAAAGCACTCTCCTTTCAAAATACGGGATTTTTTCCTATTTAGCACTCACAGGAGGTGAGTGCTAAATAGTTTACATCTAATAGGTTTTTTAAGGCAAGTAGAATTAATTGGCAAATATTGCTTATTCTGGCTAATAACAGAGAAAATCTTTTAAAATCTTCTTTTTTCTTACATTTTTGCGGATTAGCTCCTAACTTATTGGTTAAAACTCCTTATAGTTCCTTGCTTTCACAGAGAAGGTTCTGGATTTCCCTTTTGAATGACCCTCTCAGATGCGTCTCGGATGAACGCAGGAGCACTGTTTGATGCAAAGACCACAGAGACTATGGCTTCGTTGGGCGATTAACTATCTTTCTTTTATCTTCTTCAAATCTCATTTTTTCTGCGATTTCAGGTGGCAGGTCATTTCCATAAAACCTCCTGAAGATTCCAATTTTAATCTCTTCATCCGAGGCTTCGGGGTTATCCTGAAGGATAGAGGCAGTCACCAGTCTCCTTACCATTGCATTCATCTCAAATCCCATCCTGAGTCGCTCCTCAGCGCTTCTTTCAAGTATCATCCTGAAAAATCTTTCTTCCATATCAGGATGTGTGTCTTTCATCCCTTCACCTTTAGGTAGAGTTCTTCAACTTCCAGATAAACAGCCCACTGTCTGAGATAATCTTCATCCAGCCCCTTTACAGATTTTAACAGGTTTCGCACATCATTTAACTGGAGTTCGGACATTGTCTCCTTTGCCCAGTATAATTTTGAGAGGATTAAATCCTCAGGTGCTGTGATATAAAGTTCTGCATTTTCAAAAGCCACCTTCCGCTTTCTTTTGAATTCCTCCATACGATAGGGATCATCTTTGCGGACGATAAAATCCACCTTTAATACTGCTTGATAATGAATCATGTTAAACACCCCTTTCTCCTTTACAGCCGACAAAACCATTCCACTATCTATATAAAACTCATCCATAAAAAGACTGCATACCTGCTTAACATCGGCTTCTTTTAACTCTATGACAATGTCAACATCCCTTGTCATTCTCGGTACACTGTAAAAGTTCGCGGCTATAGAACCTGTGAACATATACGGGATTCCTGCATTGTCAATCCGCCGGGCTATTTCTTTGACAATATCAGACTCGGAGACCACTTGCTTCCTCAGGCTCTACCCAATCCCTAATGACTTCTTCCTTATATTAATAAAATTTTCGAGTTCCTTTTCAAAGAAATTCCCCTTGCTTCTTATTTCAGGAGGAATTCTGGATTCGTAGAGCTTAATGCCTTCTTTTAGTTCAGGTGCAAACACCTCTTTAAATTTATTATTCCTTATGGAGTTTTCGACCTTTGGTGCGCTATAAAGGTAGATATCTGAAAATATGGTTCTTGAGAGCCTTTTTGCCTTCTCTACCATCTCATCATAAGGCGCCTCAACCTTTTGTGGCGCCTCAACTGTTGGAGGAGCTAAAGAGGGCTTTTCTTCCATAACTGGCATGTGGGGCATCTCTTCTTTTGGTCTTGTCAGGGCATTTACTTTTTTCATCAGCTCCTCTTCTATAAGGTGCTCGTCTATATAGTCGTCTGCACCATAAAGCGAGGAAGGCTCTCTTCTATATCTTTTTTTATCGTATATACTGCTTATAAGTATTAACTTCATATCCTTAGTCTCGTCTCTGTCTCTAAGTCTCTTACATGCCTCAAAGCCGTATATCTTTGGCAGTGCTACATCCACTATCGTTACATGGGGAAGCTCTTTCAGTGCCTTAATCATCATATCCACGCCATCTGTCGAGGTTAGTATTTCATAGTCTCTAAGTGAAAGCGAAGCCTTAGCCCTTTCTATGACAGAGGGGTCTGCATGTGCAACCATTATTTTTTTTGTATCTAATTTTCTTAGTTCTTTTTCAATAGGCTTTTTGACTAAAAGCACAGTGGCGCACTTAGGGCACTTGAATCTTGAGCCTTGGGAAGAGACCTTTTCATCTGCAATCTTAAGCCTGCTTTTACACTTAGGGCATGCTACTACCACTTCTAAGCCTCCTTTTAGGCATAAATATTTTTATGGTAATCAGTCCGAATACAAAACCACCTATATGAGCAAACCATGCAATGCCACCTCCACCTGTTCCGCTTATCAGACCACTGACAAGTTGTATAATAGCCCAAAATCCAATAACTATCAAGGCAGGCACCTTCAATATCTGATAGAAAAAGCCAAAAAACACCAATGTATGAACCCGTGCATGCGGGAACAGTAACATATATGCTCCAAGCACTGCTGAAACGGCTCCGCTTGCACCTACCATTGGGATCGTTGAGGTAGGCGCTGTTATTGAGTGTGCATATGCGGCAAATGCCCCTCCAATCAGATAAAAAACTGTAAATCTGATATGTCCGAGCTTGTCTTCTATGTTATTGCCGAATATCCAGAGGTAAAGCATATTGCCTCCTACATGGAAAAACCCTCCGTGAAGAAACATAGAGGTAAACACAGTTGCAACTGGGTGTATGGGCTGAGTTCCCTGAAAGGTTAAAAGACTAACTGGCATTGCTCCGTATGAGTAAACTATACTTTCTGCTGTCTCTTTTGAAGAAAGGAATGTCCAGAGGAATATAAGGATATTCAGGCTTATAATCCCTACTGTAACAAAAGGAAATATTGTGGTTGGATTGTCGTCTTTATATGGAATCAACTGTTTTCACCTTTGTGAAGCCTGTAAGACAGGAACTTATAATATACATGAGAAATTATAACACAGGGAATAGGGCTTTTCTCATAAGGCTTAAGCATTCTTGTCATTGGAAGAGAGCTTTTTTAAATGAATTTTCCTTGCCTTTTCAGAAGAATTACTACTTCTTTTTTATTTTCTTCTGGTAATTTTCCTCCATAACTTTTCCTTCTGAGCGTATAAGAGGGTTTCCTTTATTGCATTGGTGTCCATGTCTTTGACGGTCTCTATATATTTCTTAATCAGCTTTTGTTTTTCCTCCTGCACCCCTTCAAGCAAGTTAGCTATACGGCTTTGTCTTAAACTTATTGTTTTCGGCATCTGCCCTTTAAAAAACTCAGAGATACTTATGCCGAGTGCATTACATATCTTGCCTAAGACCGATAATCCAGCCTCTCGCTTACCTGTCTCTAATTGACTTAAATAAAAGGGTGTCTTGAATCCGAGCATTTCAGCAAGTTGCGATTGCGTCAAACCTGCCTTTTTCCTTAGCTCTTTTATTCGCCTGCCAGAATCCATTACTCATAAACTTTACTTATTACTGTGGCAAAAGAGAATATACCTTTTGCTAATAAAAAATTATTGACTTTGAATAGAGCTTTTGCTATACTCTGTCAGGAGGGAGGTGAGAGAAAGGGGGTCTCAGAAGGTTCATATCAAGGTTGTCATTCCGCACTTGATGCGGAATCCATAAAAATCAAGGAGGAAGAATGTGGTTATTGATGATAAGGTGGTTATTAAAGCAGGCACTCAAGCCACGGGTGAGGTAACTGCCTCTAAGAAAGGGGGCATAGTTGGAATTCCAGGTCGGATTGAAATCGCGGTCAAATATGTTGAGGCAGTAGACAAGACTTCAGTCCCCATCTCAGGGAGTAAGACTGTTGAAGGCGAAGATAAACTGATAGCGGGGATTGTTCTCGGGGTGTTATGCCTTCCTTTAATATTCGTTGTGCGGGGTGGTACTCCTCGTATTTCAGCAGGCACAATGATAGATGCAACGGTTTCCATGCCAACTACAATTACTCTGAAATAAGTCAAGAGACTGTTGAGGTTTAGAATTTCTTATTGGCTTCTTAGGGCAGTAACTTTCATACTGCTAATAGTAGTATATTTGCCTGTTGCAGAAGGAAATGATACTCAAAGAGTAAGCACGAAAGAGAGTAACAGCGAGCTTGAAACAGGTCCTTATCCATTCCATCGTTTTGTAACCCTCGGTGCTATTAGAATATATCAACGATTTATCAGCCCAGCAAGAGTAATTCCCTGCCCCATGCATCCGAGTTGTTCAAATTATGCCTATGAGGCATTCAATCGCTATAATCCTCTCAAAGCCTTTATGATGACAGCAGACAGGCTCCATCGGTGTGGTCATGATTTAGATAACTATGAAAAAGTAGAGGTGTCTGAATTTACAAGGTTCTTTGACCCTCCTTATGCCCTTTCTTTAAATACAACCTCGTCAAGTCTGCCTGCTGACTCATCATTACAGGTATTCAAAGAACCAGGAGGGTTGGCATTGGAGACCCCTGCTGATACCTTCAGCGAAGATAGCAGACTTTTTCAGTTTGCACAAGCATTAGAGTCTGAAGGCGACTATATGCGGGCTCTTATAGAATATCGGCGATTGGTATTCTATTTCCCTGATTCCCCTTATAGAAAACAAGCAATGAAATCAATACTTCGGTGCTACTATAAAGCAGAGCAATATTTGTCAGCTACCCATTGGGGACAAGAACTTCTAAGCAGAGGCGATATGGTTGAGGAAGAGAGCGAGATAAAGTTTTTCATGGGGTTAAGTTTTTTCAGGCTTAATAATCACCAACTTGCAAGAAAATACTTTAAC is part of the Nitrospirota bacterium genome and encodes:
- a CDS encoding rhomboid family intramembrane serine protease: MIPYKDDNPTTIFPFVTVGIISLNILIFLWTFLSSKETAESIVYSYGAMPVSLLTFQGTQPIHPVATVFTSMFLHGGFFHVGGNMLYLWIFGNNIEDKLGHIRFTVFYLIGGAFAAYAHSITAPTSTIPMVGASGAVSAVLGAYMLLFPHARVHTLVFFGFFYQILKVPALIVIGFWAIIQLVSGLISGTGGGGIAWFAHIGGFVFGLITIKIFMPKRRLRSGSSMP
- a CDS encoding DUF488 domain-containing protein, producing the protein MELHLYTAQIGKYKGQDSFDITVKSGDHTFAPTWDIVQGWKSNQIDWETFSKHYRQLMLDSYKRNQTAWNDILNRGTLTFLCYCRAGEHCHRYLLAEFLCKLGEREGISVIYEGERPLPEKSEAEITDETPTSQIALF
- the groES gene encoding co-chaperone GroES, translating into MKFRPLKDRVFVSYAEEIEKTAGGLYVPDTAKEKPQKGKVEAVGSEVKELKVGNTVLFDKYSGSKVKIDDTEYLIIKEEDILGIMEG
- a CDS encoding antitoxin family protein, with the translated sequence MFRTIEAIYEDGVFKPKKKLSFPEHSRIKLTIVSDNEWIGEFKTLLKKVHSRTKKFPSKEIEKDITLASKESCLEG
- the groL gene encoding chaperonin GroEL (60 kDa chaperone family; promotes refolding of misfolded polypeptides especially under stressful conditions; forms two stacked rings of heptamers to form a barrel-shaped 14mer; ends can be capped by GroES; misfolded proteins enter the barrel where they are refolded when GroES binds) → MAKQLLFNEAARGAMLKGVTILTDAVKATLGPRGRNAILDKKYGAPTITKDGVTVAKEIELKDPWENMGAQLVREVASKTSDAAGDGTTTATILAYAIYKEGMKNVVAGANPMDLKRGIEKAVEAIVEELKKLSKPVAEKKEIAQVGTISANNDPSIGELIAEAMDKVGKDGVITVEEAKSMATTLDVVEGMQFDRGYISPYFITDPERMECVLEDVFILINEKKISSMKDLLPILEQIAKMGRPLLIIAEDIEGEALATLVVNKLRGTIHVCAVKAPGFGERRKAMLEDIAILTGGTMIAEDLGIKLESIKLSDLGKAKKITIDKENTTIVEGAGDHAKIQGRVKQIKAQVEETTSDYDREKLQERLAKIVGGVAVINVGAATETEMKEKKARVEDALHATRAAVEEGIVPGGGVAFLRCVPSLDKLKLENHDQKIGVGIIKRALDEPIKQIVANAGGEGAVVLEKVKASKEINYGFDAQAEQYVDMMKAGIIDPTKVTRYALQNAASVASLMLTTAVMVTDIPEEEKKMPPMPGGGGMEGMY
- a CDS encoding helix-turn-helix transcriptional regulator; its protein translation is MDSGRRIKELRKKAGLTQSQLAEMLGFKTPFYLSQLETGKREAGLSVLGKICNALGISISEFFKGQMPKTISLRQSRIANLLEGVQEEKQKLIKKYIETVKDMDTNAIKETLLYAQKEKLWRKITRRK
- the yidD gene encoding membrane protein insertion efficiency factor YidD, which translates into the protein MRIYQRFISPARVIPCPMHPSCSNYAYEAFNRYNPLKAFMMTADRLHRCGHDLDNYEKVEVSEFTRFFDPPYALSLNTTSSSLPADSSLQVFKEPGGLALETPADTFSEDSRLFQFAQALESEGDYMRALIEYRRLVFYFPDSPYRKQAMKSILRCYYKAEQYLSATHWGQELLSRGDMVEEESEIKFFMGLSFFRLNNHQLARKYFNEIITTEKDSFKEKSILLEGLSYAKEEKWEEAEKSFALIKPDSTFFNNANQSIELSKQGKKLRKKSPTVAGFLSIIPGLGYLYSGYEQTALASFIVNGLFIWGTIEAFDHHNEGLGIMLGVLSFGWYSGNIYGSVVSAERSNQKSKNELLIMFELGFEF
- a CDS encoding zinc-ribbon domain-containing protein, coding for MVVACPKCKSRLKIADEKVSSQGSRFKCPKCATVLLVKKPIEKELRKLDTKKIMVAHADPSVIERAKASLSLRDYEILTSTDGVDMMIKALKELPHVTIVDVALPKIYGFEACKRLRDRDETKDMKLILISSIYDKKRYRREPSSLYGADDYIDEHLIEEELMKKVNALTRPKEEMPHMPVMEEKPSLAPPTVEAPQKVEAPYDEMVEKAKRLSRTIFSDIYLYSAPKVENSIRNNKFKEVFAPELKEGIKLYESRIPPEIRSKGNFFEKELENFINIRKKSLGIG